In the Drosophila busckii strain San Diego stock center, stock number 13000-0081.31 unplaced genomic scaffold, ASM1175060v1 chrUn_01, whole genome shotgun sequence genome, one interval contains:
- the LOC108602620 gene encoding FUN14 domain-containing protein 1, producing MGDASRFVKGVLGDISSRSAYSQLLIGVTSGWVTGYTTMKFGKFAAFAIGGSIILIEIAHQEGFIKVDWPKLTKSVDKITDKVESTISGNDKHWLDKTERYLDRKLDGAEKQLKGKTTKVKRWYAKYIGDENGPKLNDLHIFLTSFIGGIALGIATA from the exons ATGGGTGACGCATCAAGATTTGTAAAAGGAGTACTCGGCGATATAAGCAGTCGCTCAGCTTACTCTCAGCTTTTGATTGGCGTAACGTCAGGATG GGTTACTGGATACACAACAATGAAATTCGGAAAATTTGCAGCGTTTGCTATTGGAGGAAgcataatattaattgaaattgctcaCCAAGAAGGATTTATAAAAGTTGATTGGCCTAAGCTAACCAAGAGCGTAGATAAAATAACCGATAAAGTGGAGTCGACTATTTCTGGGAATGATAAACATTGGTTGGACAAG ACGGAAAGATATTTGGATAGAAAATTGGATGGTGctgaaaaacaattaaaaggaAAAACGACGAAGGTCAAGAGATGGTACGCAAAATATATAGGCGATGAGAATGGACCAAAACTTAATGATCTTCACATATTTTTAACCTCTTTTATCGGAGGTATTGCATTGGGGATTGCCACTGCATAg
- the LOC108598806 gene encoding ATP-dependent RNA helicase me31b, whose protein sequence is MMTEKMAAGHSSLVNKGILSDHPIATNISEDMGWKSKLKLPPKDNRFKTTDVTDTRGNEFEEFCLKRPLLMGIFEKGWERPSPIQEAAIPIALSGKDVLARAKNGTGKTGAYCIPVLEQIDPTKDYIQALVMVPTRELALQTSQICIELAKHLDIRVMVTTGGTILKDDILRIYQKVQLIIATPGRILDLMDKKVADMSHCKILVLDEADKLLSLDFQGMLDHVILKLPKDPQILLFSATFPLTVKNFMEKHLREPYEINLMEELTLKGVTQYYAFVQERQKVHCLNTLFSKLQINQSIIFCNSTQRVELLAKKITELGYCCYYIHAKMAQAHRNRVFHDFRQGLCRNLVCSDLFTRGIDVQAVNVVINFDFPRMAETYLHRIGRSGRFGHLGIAINLITYEDRFDLHRIEKELGTEIKPIPKVIDPALYVANVGGSAGEAANNSDLNNSK, encoded by the exons ATGATGACTGAAAAAATGGCAGCCGGTCACTCAAGCTTGGTCAACAAGGG GATTTTAAGTGATCATCCAATTGCGACTAATATAAGTGAAGATATGGGCTggaaatcaaaattaaaacttcCCCCTAAAGACAATCGCTTTAAAACTACa GATGTTACGGATACACGTGGCAACGAATTTGAagaattttgcttaaaaaggCCACTTTTAATGGGTATTTTTGAAAAAGGCTGGGAACGTCCATCTCCTATCCAAGAAGCCGCGATACCTATTGCATTGAGTGGAAAAGACGTTTTAGCACGTGCCAAGAATGGTACTGGAAAAACTGGGGCTTATTGCATCCCTGTGTTGGAGCAGATTGACCCCACGAAAGACTATATTCAAGCACTAGTAATGGTTCCCACCCGTGAATTGGCCTTGCAGACTTCACAGATATGTATTGAGCTTGCCAAGCATCTGGACATCAGAGTAATGGTTACAACCGGAGGCACAATACTAAAGGATGACATCCTTCGTATCTATCAAAAAG tacaattaattatagcaaCTCCTGGAAGAATTTTGGACTTAATGGATAAAAAAGTGGCGGATATGTCTCATTGCAAAATATTAGTTTTGGATGAAGCCGACAAGTTGCTTTCATTAGATTTTCAAGGCATGCTGGATCatgttatattaaaattaccCAAGGATCCACAGATATTGCTTTTTTCTGCGACATTTCCATTAACTGTTAAAAATTTCATGGAGAAGCATTTGCGTGAACCTTATGAGATAAACCTCATGGAAGAACTAACATTGAAAGGTGTAACTCAGTACTATGCCTTTGTTCAAGAGCGCCAGAAAGTGCACTGCCTAAACACATTATTCTCCAAGTTGCAAATTAATCAGTCGATTATATTCTGCAATTCTACGCAGCGCGTTGAACTCTTAGCAAAGAAGATTACTGAGCTCGGATATTGCTGTTATTACATTCACGCTAAAATGGCTCAGGCTCACAGAAACAGAGTTTTCCATGATTTTCGTCAAGGTCTCTGTCGAAATTTGGTGTGCTCTGATCTATTCACACGTGGCATAGATGTACAAGCCGTAAATGTGGTCATTAACTTTGATTTTCCACGAATGGCAGAGACATATTTACATCGAATCGGCCGGTCTGGTAGATTTGGTCATTTGG gTATTgccattaatttaataacctACGAGGACCGATTTGATCTTCATCGTATTGAGAAAGAATTGGGAACTGAAATTAAGCCAATACCCAAAGTAATAGATCCAGCATTGTATGTGGCAAATGTGGGCGGGTCTGCGGGGGAAGCAGCCAATAACAGTGATCTTAATAATTCTAAATGA
- the LOC108608217 gene encoding NPC intracellular cholesterol transporter 1 isoform X3 produces the protein METLIGITMNWTHVKQSYRSGVQLFIITVLISFFGASKQDCVWYGVCNTDAYNHNQYCVYNGTPRAMPKNGIELLKERCNFLLESGETDFCCDIEQVKVLNTNVKLAAAILERCPSCMANLIRHICEFTCSPHQSEFAKVVSTKQKGEMSYVTALDLHITAEYLNKTYDSCSQVSVPQTGQLAFDLMCGAYPASRCSPTKWFNFMGNVDNVYVPFQITYVQHSMNSTIDGYTPLNPKTTPCNEAVNGQLPACSCSDCDLSCPVAPPPPNLPDQLKIAGFDAFTVIMTVVFCVGMIVFLMGTFLFTKESINDEDFIGNDGVTDDSMYRQEPRYFEKLGARTEFFMELIFTKWGTLFASYPWTTLLGGAVIVVILGFGISVVEITTDPVELWASPSSRSRLEKDFFDTKFQPFFRIEQVIIKAVRQPNIIHNTSNGPITFGPIFGKEFLADVLDLQNGIKNINATGYFLKDICYAPLKGSNSDIDESDCVIQSIWGYFKDDKERLEDHDTDNGFNVLL, from the exons ATGGAAACATTGATCGGCATAACAATGAATTGGACACACGTAAAGCAAAGCTATAGATCAGGAGTGCAACTATTCATCATTACTGTTCTGATTTCTTTCTTTGGTGCATCAAAACAg gatTGCGTGTGGTACGGTGTTTGTAATACAGATGCTTATAACCACAATCAATATTGTGTGTATAATGGAACACCAAGAGCTATGCCAAAAAATGGTATTGAGCTATTAAAAGAAAGGTGTAATTTTTTACTTGAATCGGGTGAAACCGATTTTTGCTGCGACATCGAGCAG GTAAAAGTATTGAATACAAATGTGAAACTAGCGGCAGCCATTCTCGAGCGATGTCCATCTTGTATGGCAAATTTAATTCGCCATATTTGCGAATTTACTTGCTCTCCACATCAATCTGAATTCGCCAAAGTCGTTTCCACAAAACAGAAAGGAG aaatgtCCTATGTTACAGCATTGGATTTGCACATAACAGCTGAATATCTAAACAAGACCTATGATTCGTGCTCTCAG GTATCAGTACCACAAACTGGTCAATTAGCATTTGATCTTATGTGCGGAGCATATCCAGCCTCACGTTGTAGCCCAACAAAATGGTTTAACTTTATGGGAAATGTTGACAACGTTTATGTTCCATTTCAAATAACATATGTTCAGCACTCTATGAACTCAACGATCGATGGATATACTCCTCTAAATCCAAAAACTACTCCATGTAACGAAGCTGTGAAT GGACAACTTCCAGCATGTTCCTGCTCAGATTGTGATTTGTCATGTCCTGTAGCACCGCCTCCACCTAATCTTCCTGACCAATTGAAAATCGCTGGATTCGATGCTTTTACGGTTATTATGACAGTCGTGTTTTGTGTTGGAatgattgtttttttaatgggaacgtttttatttacaaaagaaTCAATAAACG ATGAAGATTTTATTGGAAATGACGGAGTTACTGATGACTCTATGTATAGGCAAGAACCAAGGTATTTTGAGAAGCTTGGAGCGCGAACTGAATTCTTCATGGAACTCATTTTCACCAAATGGGGTACGCTTTTTGCGAGCTACCCATGGACAACATTACTTGGAGGAGCAGTCATTGTTGTGATTCTAGGCTTTGGAATATCTGTTGTTGAGATAACTACAGATCCAGTTGAGCTCTGGGCATCGCCGAGTTCGAGATCCAGACTTGAAAAAGATTTTTTTGACACAAAGTTCCAGCCCTTTTTTAGAATTGAGCAA GTAATTATAAAAGCTGTTAGACAGCCTAACATAATTCACAATACATCAAATGGGCCTATTACATTTGGGCCAATATTTGGAAAGGAATTTCTGGCTGATGTTTTAGATCTACAAAAtggaataaaaaatattaacgcAACTGgatattttttaaaagatATATGCTACGCTCCTCTAAAAGGTTCCAACAGCGATATAGATGAGTCTGATTGTGTAATTCAATCTATTTGGGGATATTTCAAGGACGATAAGGAACGGCTAGAAGACCACGACACAGATAATGGCTTTAAT